One Chitinophaga parva DNA segment encodes these proteins:
- a CDS encoding B12-binding domain-containing radical SAM protein, whose amino-acid sequence MSAEVFLITPPFTQLNTPYPATAYLKGFLNTKQVSSFQSDLGIEVTLALFSRQGLAALFARINETPAAQWSENAQRILVLQDDYLQTVDGVISFLQGKNPTLAHLIAKRNFLPEASRFAQLDDLHWAFGTMGTQDRAKHLATMYLEDLSDLIMECVDPHFGFSRYAEKLGRSANSFDELHNALQQDNTFVDDILLGILARHMERLQPGLVAVSIPFPGNLYAGFRCAQWIHRHYPGVKVAMGGGFANTELRSVSDPRVFEYFDFITLDDGEAPVENLLKYLRGEIPVDQLKRTFLLQDGKVTYINNPSCSDYKQGQTGTPDYRDLLLHDYISAIEVVNPMHSLWSDGRWNKLTMAHGCYWGKCTFCDISLNYIQHYEPLTASMLCDRMETIIAQTGQNGFHFVDEAAPPALMRALALEIIRRKLTVSWWTNIRFEKSFTRDLCLLLKASGCIAVSGGLEVASDRLLALIQKGITVAQVARVNRNFTEAGIMVHAYLMYGFPTQTMQETIDSLEMVRQMFQQGILQSAFWHQFTMTAHSPVGLDPEAFGVKRISGPDGSFANNDLEHEDPQGADHAEFAFGLKKSLYNYMHGACFDHPLQKWFEFKVPRTTVAPDFIQKALQEEEYTSARPTSKVVWLGRQPALETVTKTKKGNSWEVDSLTFQSRKETVNIKVDVPKGQWLAGMLAKLSGHGNKTYTYQEVKESYEAAGLEDFELFWDNKPVNGLQKFGLLRL is encoded by the coding sequence TTGAGCGCCGAAGTTTTTTTGATCACTCCTCCTTTCACGCAGCTGAACACGCCTTACCCGGCCACCGCCTACCTGAAAGGATTTCTCAACACCAAACAGGTCTCTTCTTTCCAGAGCGACCTGGGGATAGAGGTGACCCTGGCTTTGTTTTCCCGGCAAGGCCTGGCGGCGCTGTTTGCCAGGATCAATGAAACACCGGCCGCCCAGTGGTCTGAAAACGCACAGCGTATCCTGGTGCTGCAGGATGACTACCTGCAAACCGTTGATGGGGTGATCAGCTTCCTCCAGGGCAAAAACCCCACCCTGGCCCATCTCATCGCCAAACGGAATTTCCTGCCGGAAGCCTCCCGCTTTGCCCAGCTGGACGATCTGCACTGGGCCTTTGGCACCATGGGCACGCAGGACCGGGCCAAACACCTGGCCACCATGTACCTGGAAGACCTGTCGGACCTGATCATGGAATGCGTGGACCCGCACTTTGGTTTTAGCCGCTACGCGGAAAAACTGGGCCGCTCTGCCAACAGTTTTGATGAACTGCACAACGCCCTGCAACAGGACAATACTTTTGTAGACGATATTCTCCTGGGCATCCTGGCCCGGCATATGGAAAGGCTGCAACCCGGGCTGGTGGCGGTTTCTATTCCTTTTCCGGGCAACCTGTATGCCGGTTTCCGCTGCGCGCAATGGATCCATCGCCATTATCCTGGCGTGAAAGTGGCCATGGGCGGTGGTTTTGCCAACACAGAACTCCGCTCCGTCAGCGATCCCCGCGTGTTTGAGTACTTTGATTTCATTACCCTGGATGATGGAGAAGCCCCGGTAGAAAACCTGCTGAAGTACCTGCGGGGTGAAATACCCGTGGACCAGCTGAAACGCACGTTCCTGCTGCAGGATGGGAAAGTGACCTACATTAACAATCCCTCCTGCAGTGATTACAAACAGGGGCAAACCGGCACCCCGGATTACCGCGACCTGCTACTGCATGATTACATTTCTGCCATTGAAGTGGTGAACCCCATGCACAGCCTCTGGAGCGACGGGCGCTGGAACAAGCTCACCATGGCCCACGGCTGCTACTGGGGCAAGTGTACTTTCTGCGATATTTCCCTCAACTACATACAACATTACGAGCCCCTCACCGCCAGCATGCTATGCGACCGGATGGAGACCATTATTGCGCAGACGGGGCAGAACGGATTTCACTTCGTGGATGAAGCAGCGCCGCCCGCCCTCATGCGTGCCCTGGCGCTGGAGATCATCCGCCGCAAGCTCACCGTGAGCTGGTGGACCAATATCCGCTTTGAAAAGAGCTTCACCCGCGACCTTTGCCTGCTGCTCAAAGCCAGTGGCTGCATTGCCGTGTCTGGCGGGTTGGAAGTGGCCTCAGACCGCCTGCTGGCCCTTATCCAGAAAGGCATTACCGTGGCCCAGGTGGCGCGCGTGAACCGCAATTTTACAGAAGCCGGCATCATGGTGCACGCGTACCTGATGTATGGTTTTCCCACGCAGACCATGCAGGAAACCATTGATTCCCTGGAAATGGTGAGGCAAATGTTCCAGCAGGGGATCTTACAGTCCGCTTTCTGGCACCAGTTCACCATGACAGCCCACAGCCCGGTAGGCCTCGATCCGGAAGCCTTTGGCGTGAAGCGGATATCTGGCCCGGACGGCAGCTTTGCAAACAATGACCTGGAGCATGAAGACCCCCAAGGCGCGGACCATGCGGAGTTTGCCTTCGGCCTCAAAAAATCACTTTACAATTATATGCACGGCGCCTGCTTTGACCACCCGTTGCAGAAGTGGTTTGAGTTCAAAGTGCCCAGGACCACGGTGGCCCCGGACTTTATCCAAAAGGCGCTGCAGGAAGAGGAATATACCAGTGCCAGGCCCACTTCCAAAGTAGTGTGGCTGGGCCGCCAGCCTGCGCTGGAAACGGTAACAAAAACCAAGAAGGGCAACTCCTGGGAAGTGGATTCGCTTACATTCCAAAGCCGCAAGGAAACCGTGAATATCAAAGTAGATGTACCGAAAGGCCAGTGGCTGGCTGGTATGCTGGCAAAGTTGTCGGGGCATGGCAACAAAACCTATACTTACCAGGAAGTGAAAGAAAGTTATGAAGCCGCGGGCCTGGAAGATTTTGAACTTTTCTGGGATAATAAACCGGTGAACGGGCTCCAGAAATTCGGGTTGCTGCGTTTGTAG
- a CDS encoding ion channel: MHNKKINPLLKINESTGFSNLADVHGNRFLNRDGTYNLRREGRRFWDRFSVYHALLSLPSYKFGLFILVAYFSINLIYTALYLLIGIDQLQGIAATTPWGIFKEAFFFSTETFTTVGYGRVNPVGDGANMVAALEAMSGFLSFAIATGLIYGRFTKPRAHLAFSDYAVVGPYDEKAALMFRFVGCKDEHSLSDVTVQVNIAMLAEKNGKQVYQYYELKLERNKIENLPMNWTVVHPIDDESPLQGFTEEDLKAADVELYVMIRGFSDVYSSYVLQRTSYTFDEIKFGRKFVPMYREEGMETVLEMHKLSKTKEAPVMVLDEK; encoded by the coding sequence ATGCACAATAAAAAAATAAATCCCCTCCTCAAGATCAATGAGAGCACCGGTTTCAGCAACCTGGCCGATGTGCATGGAAACCGTTTCCTGAACCGGGACGGCACCTACAACCTGCGCCGCGAAGGCCGGCGGTTCTGGGACCGTTTCAGCGTGTACCATGCGTTGCTCAGTTTACCATCGTATAAGTTCGGGCTGTTCATCCTGGTGGCCTACTTCAGCATCAACCTCATTTATACCGCGCTGTACCTGCTCATTGGCATAGACCAGTTGCAGGGCATAGCTGCTACCACACCGTGGGGTATTTTCAAAGAAGCCTTTTTCTTTAGTACAGAAACCTTTACCACCGTGGGGTACGGCCGGGTGAACCCCGTGGGCGATGGCGCCAATATGGTGGCCGCTTTGGAGGCAATGAGCGGATTCCTGTCCTTTGCCATTGCCACGGGCCTCATTTATGGCCGCTTTACCAAGCCCAGGGCCCACCTGGCTTTCAGCGACTACGCGGTAGTAGGGCCTTATGATGAGAAGGCTGCGCTCATGTTCCGCTTTGTAGGCTGCAAAGACGAACACTCCCTCAGTGATGTAACCGTGCAGGTGAATATAGCCATGCTGGCCGAGAAGAACGGCAAGCAGGTGTACCAGTACTATGAATTGAAACTGGAACGCAATAAGATAGAGAACCTGCCCATGAACTGGACCGTAGTGCATCCTATTGATGATGAAAGCCCGTTGCAGGGCTTTACGGAGGAAGACCTGAAAGCGGCGGATGTGGAGCTGTACGTGATGATCCGCGGCTTCAGTGACGTGTATTCCAGTTACGTCTTGCAGCGTACCTCATATACGTTTGATGAGATCAAATTTGGGAGAAAATTTGTGCCAATGTACCGCGAAGAAGGAATGGAAACGGTATTGGAAATGCACAAGCTGAGTAAAACAAAGGAAGCGCCGGTGATGGTGCTGGACGAGAAGTGA
- a CDS encoding TetR/AcrR family transcriptional regulator, giving the protein MRTAGVKERVLETAARLFYEQGYQATGINQIIEEAAIAKASLYQHFASKELVLNAYLQSHKINWYNNLLAYTEKMEEGREKLIGLFDYRKQTLENRHYKGCAFSRMAYELPDINEEALAIIQGHKLAIKGFIKQQLYMLKSPPFPKQELHELTEMIFNLIEGTILQSTILRSSRPMEDTRKMLVRILDSNAQ; this is encoded by the coding sequence ATGAGAACAGCAGGAGTTAAAGAAAGGGTGTTGGAAACGGCGGCCCGGTTGTTTTACGAACAGGGATACCAGGCTACGGGGATCAACCAGATCATCGAAGAGGCAGCCATTGCAAAAGCCAGCCTGTACCAGCATTTTGCATCGAAAGAACTGGTGCTGAATGCGTACTTGCAGAGCCATAAGATCAACTGGTATAACAACCTGCTGGCTTATACAGAAAAGATGGAGGAAGGCCGTGAAAAACTGATCGGCCTGTTTGATTACCGGAAGCAAACCCTGGAAAACCGTCACTACAAAGGCTGCGCTTTTTCCCGCATGGCTTATGAACTGCCAGACATTAACGAAGAAGCACTGGCCATTATCCAGGGACATAAACTGGCCATCAAAGGCTTCATCAAGCAGCAGTTGTACATGCTCAAAAGCCCGCCTTTTCCCAAGCAGGAACTGCATGAGCTTACAGAAATGATCTTCAACCTTATTGAAGGCACCATCCTGCAAAGCACCATCCTGCGCTCCAGCAGGCCAATGGAAGATACCCGAAAAATGCTGGTAAGGATATTGGATAGTAACGCGCAATAG
- a CDS encoding RtcB family protein, with product MKAGIPLKTLSRIGYTTDVSRSLAINIIARHCKHHSREQLLQTLQQVQEDPAAWKDHAAWAPLAAHFLPDADEQAFTEYDLRATAVACKTYGGKQIDSNAKQQMQLALQLPIALQGALMPDAHGGYGLPIGGVLATDNAVIPYAVGVDIGCRMALTIFGENDKYLVRYAHRLKEALGEHTHFGMEGSLAQRQEHAVMDDPLFNSSALVKSLQGKAYRQLGTSGGGNHFVEFGSIELYEGNSLSLPAGQYTALLSHSGSRGLGAAIAMHYSQLAQQVCKLPREAQNLAWLDMQSEEGQAYWAAMTLAGNYAKACHDRIHANLARALGLQALVTVENHHNFAWKETLANGQEAIVHRKGATPAHAGQMGFIPGSMVDPGYLVRGKGVAQALQSASHGAGRTLSRKRAKESITVSSLKKLLAQYQVTLIGGSTEEAPAAYKDIETVMELQADLVAVEGRFLPRMVRMNKE from the coding sequence ATGAAAGCTGGCATTCCCTTAAAAACACTGAGCAGGATCGGCTACACCACAGATGTGAGCCGCAGTCTTGCCATTAATATCATAGCCCGGCATTGCAAACATCACAGCCGGGAACAACTGCTGCAAACCTTGCAGCAGGTACAAGAAGATCCCGCAGCGTGGAAGGACCATGCCGCCTGGGCCCCGCTGGCAGCGCATTTCCTGCCAGATGCGGATGAACAGGCTTTTACTGAATACGACCTGCGCGCCACTGCGGTGGCCTGTAAAACATATGGGGGTAAGCAGATAGATAGCAATGCCAAACAGCAGATGCAGCTAGCCCTGCAACTGCCCATTGCCCTGCAGGGCGCGCTCATGCCGGATGCACATGGTGGCTACGGCCTGCCCATAGGCGGCGTGCTAGCCACGGATAATGCCGTGATCCCGTATGCGGTAGGCGTAGACATAGGCTGCCGCATGGCCCTCACCATTTTTGGAGAGAACGACAAATACCTGGTGCGCTATGCGCATCGACTGAAAGAAGCGCTGGGCGAGCATACCCACTTTGGAATGGAAGGCAGCCTGGCACAACGCCAGGAGCATGCGGTGATGGATGATCCGTTGTTCAACAGTTCCGCCCTGGTGAAATCCTTACAGGGCAAGGCTTACCGGCAGCTGGGTACCTCCGGTGGTGGTAACCACTTCGTGGAATTTGGCAGTATCGAGTTGTATGAAGGCAACTCGCTTTCATTGCCCGCAGGGCAGTACACCGCGCTGCTGTCGCACAGTGGCTCCCGTGGCCTGGGGGCGGCTATCGCCATGCATTACAGCCAGCTGGCGCAGCAGGTTTGTAAACTGCCCAGGGAAGCCCAAAACCTGGCCTGGCTGGATATGCAAAGCGAAGAAGGGCAGGCCTACTGGGCGGCCATGACGCTGGCGGGCAATTATGCCAAGGCATGCCACGACCGCATTCACGCTAACCTGGCCAGGGCCCTGGGTTTGCAGGCGCTGGTCACCGTGGAGAACCACCACAATTTTGCCTGGAAAGAAACCCTGGCAAACGGGCAGGAAGCCATTGTGCACCGCAAAGGCGCCACCCCTGCGCATGCAGGGCAGATGGGCTTTATCCCGGGCAGCATGGTGGACCCCGGTTACCTGGTGCGCGGCAAAGGCGTGGCGCAGGCGCTGCAATCCGCCTCCCATGGCGCCGGCAGAACACTGTCGCGCAAGCGTGCCAAGGAAAGCATCACGGTATCGTCCCTGAAAAAGCTGCTGGCGCAGTACCAGGTAACGCTTATTGGCGGCTCTACGGAAGAAGCGCCGGCTGCTTACAAGGACATTGAAACCGTCATGGAGCTGCAGGCGGACCTGGTGGCGGTGGAAGGACGTTTCCTGCCACGGATGGTACGCATGAATAAGGAGTAG
- the prfH gene encoding peptide chain release factor H, with product MNNYIFLQVSAGRGPEECSRVVAKLLPLLLKSATAEGLTAEVVDQVPGNVQHTLQSVLLRIAGANIPAFLSAWEGTVQWIGQSPFRRYHGRKNWFVSVRSFAPGEKSIPDGQITYKTTRASGPGGQHVNKTETAVWAIHAASGLRVLASDSRSQHQNKKLATERLLVKLAAWEVEDQLARVQEQWNQHTQLQRGGAVKVIQAPLV from the coding sequence ATGAACAATTATATTTTCCTGCAGGTATCTGCCGGCAGGGGACCTGAAGAATGCAGCAGGGTAGTGGCCAAGCTATTGCCCCTGCTGCTCAAATCCGCTACAGCAGAGGGGTTAACGGCGGAAGTGGTGGACCAGGTGCCGGGTAATGTGCAGCATACCTTACAATCTGTGTTGCTGCGCATAGCCGGTGCAAACATTCCCGCTTTCCTGTCCGCCTGGGAGGGCACCGTGCAGTGGATCGGTCAAAGCCCGTTCCGCCGGTATCATGGGCGTAAGAACTGGTTTGTGAGTGTGCGGTCATTTGCACCGGGGGAGAAATCCATCCCGGATGGACAGATCACTTACAAGACCACCCGCGCATCCGGCCCCGGCGGGCAGCATGTAAACAAAACAGAAACCGCGGTATGGGCCATCCACGCGGCTTCCGGCCTGCGCGTACTGGCCAGCGACAGCCGCTCACAGCACCAGAATAAAAAGCTGGCCACGGAACGCCTGCTGGTAAAGCTGGCAGCCTGGGAAGTGGAAGACCAACTGGCACGGGTGCAGGAGCAATGGAACCAGCACACCCAGTTACAACGGGGCGGGGCGGTGAAAGTGATCCAGGCCCCGCTGGTTTGA
- a CDS encoding TMEM175 family protein — protein sequence MNKTRLEAFSDGVFAIIITIMVLEIKVPHGAEWLDLAELLPVFLSYVLSFIYVGIYWGNHHHLVHTAKEVSSGIIWANLHLLFWLSLLPFSTGWMGENHNSPNTVVVYCLNLMLAGMAYTILIATIRRCTPFSENMKRAIQVVNRKSVISTAGCLAAMVIAYFNTIVAECMILMVAIAWLVPDKHIENAIREQEQ from the coding sequence ATGAACAAAACAAGACTAGAAGCTTTCAGCGATGGCGTTTTTGCCATTATCATCACCATTATGGTCCTTGAAATAAAAGTGCCCCATGGCGCGGAGTGGTTGGACCTGGCGGAACTGCTGCCCGTATTTCTCAGTTATGTACTTAGTTTTATTTACGTGGGCATTTACTGGGGCAATCACCATCACCTGGTGCATACTGCCAAAGAAGTTTCTTCCGGGATCATATGGGCAAACCTCCATTTGTTGTTCTGGCTTTCCCTGTTACCCTTTTCCACCGGCTGGATGGGAGAGAACCATAACTCGCCGAATACGGTGGTGGTGTACTGCCTTAACCTGATGCTGGCCGGCATGGCTTATACTATTTTGATCGCTACCATACGGCGGTGCACGCCTTTTTCAGAAAATATGAAACGCGCCATACAGGTGGTGAACCGCAAGAGTGTGATCTCTACGGCAGGGTGTCTTGCCGCCATGGTGATCGCTTATTTCAATACCATCGTGGCGGAATGTATGATCCTGATGGTGGCCATTGCCTGGCTGGTGCCGGACAAGCATATTGAAAATGCCATCCGCGAGCAGGAGCAGTAA
- a CDS encoding DinB family protein, whose amino-acid sequence MEQTFVKQTIALWEQSVKRVTDTFKGFSEEAFQADIAPGRNRPVYMLGHLVAVHDRMLPLLGLGARNWPELDAAFIRTPDRTVADIPSTADLLARFDQVNAQLAAKFAELTPAQWLEKHADVSAEDFAKEPHRNRFNVLLGRTSHIAYHQGQLVWAKK is encoded by the coding sequence ATGGAACAAACATTTGTAAAACAAACGATAGCCCTGTGGGAGCAATCGGTGAAAAGAGTAACGGATACCTTTAAAGGTTTTTCTGAAGAAGCGTTCCAGGCTGACATAGCGCCGGGGCGCAACCGGCCCGTTTACATGCTGGGCCACCTGGTGGCGGTGCACGACCGCATGCTGCCCTTGCTGGGCCTGGGCGCCCGCAACTGGCCGGAGCTGGACGCAGCCTTTATCCGCACGCCGGACCGCACCGTGGCAGACATCCCCTCTACCGCCGATCTCCTGGCGCGTTTTGACCAGGTGAACGCACAACTGGCTGCAAAATTTGCGGAGCTGACGCCTGCACAGTGGCTGGAAAAACATGCGGATGTGAGCGCGGAAGATTTTGCAAAGGAACCGCACCGGAACCGTTTCAATGTGTTACTGGGACGCACAAGCCATATTGCATACCACCAGGGACAACTGGTGTGGGCTAAAAAATAA
- a CDS encoding RNA polymerase sigma factor has translation MDSMPPGDVWVRRMREGDEAAFTQLYRQYHPALYLYLLRYCKIPSLAEDLVHDVFLKLWEVRERIDPAQSFTGYLYRIARNHVFKTIQRIATDEALRAQVCRNLESRADTLPEDQVADKQYERLFEEALDRMPPQRLRVFRLCRQEGRSYEEAADMLGISRNAVKKHMVLGMRFIYEYVHRYGDVLALGYLLVHLF, from the coding sequence ATGGATAGTATGCCACCTGGAGATGTATGGGTACGCAGGATGAGGGAGGGCGATGAAGCTGCCTTCACGCAGCTCTACCGGCAATACCATCCCGCCCTTTACTTATACCTGTTGCGTTATTGCAAGATACCTTCCCTGGCCGAGGACCTGGTGCATGATGTGTTCCTGAAGCTGTGGGAAGTGCGTGAGCGCATTGACCCCGCCCAGTCTTTTACAGGCTACCTGTACCGCATTGCCCGCAATCATGTTTTCAAGACCATTCAACGCATTGCCACGGATGAGGCGCTGCGCGCCCAGGTGTGCCGCAACCTGGAAAGCCGGGCAGATACGCTGCCGGAAGACCAGGTGGCCGACAAGCAATACGAGCGCCTGTTTGAAGAAGCCCTGGACCGCATGCCTCCCCAGCGCCTGCGGGTGTTCCGCCTGTGCCGCCAGGAAGGCCGCAGCTACGAGGAAGCCGCAGACATGCTGGGCATTTCCCGTAATGCCGTGAAAAAACACATGGTCCTGGGCATGCGTTTTATCTATGAATATGTGCACCGCTACGGCGACGTGTTAGCCCTGGGGTACCTGCTGGTGCATCTTTTTTAA
- a CDS encoding FecR domain-containing protein encodes MSTTPDHFDQLLRKYLDGNCTPEEVEQLYAWLQTSEAHKPLLQAMQQDFEAALKTPAHLPAATSDRMETRLLQEISQPAVVPMHAWRRYLRRVAAAAVVVAVAGSAAFYFTRLQKQKNASLAAHTGAGKGDILPGTNKALLTLANGQVVTLDSTGNQVIQQANTTVHQHNGQLQYAVNGTDEPVAFNTLTVPRGGQFTIVLPDGSKVWLNAASRLHYPTAFKGGVREVELEGQGYFEVAKDIAHPFTVKVNKTMEVQVLGTGFDIMAYPDEKTISTTLVEGAVKVVNTHAARSLKPGQQALLDPATGEFKVRPCDVDQAIAWKTGFFEFDNADISQIMRQLSRWYDIDVVNHSTAPGHLFGGRISRNLPLSEILKMLEASGARFNVDNHRLDVLSVQ; translated from the coding sequence ATGTCCACGACTCCTGACCATTTTGATCAATTACTGCGCAAATACCTGGACGGTAACTGCACACCTGAGGAGGTGGAGCAGCTGTACGCCTGGCTGCAAACGTCGGAGGCCCATAAGCCGCTGCTGCAGGCCATGCAACAGGATTTTGAAGCGGCCCTGAAAACGCCGGCGCACCTCCCGGCCGCTACCAGCGACCGGATGGAGACCCGCCTGCTGCAGGAGATCTCCCAGCCCGCCGTGGTACCTATGCATGCCTGGCGCCGCTACCTGCGCCGGGTGGCCGCCGCCGCCGTGGTGGTGGCAGTGGCCGGCAGCGCCGCCTTTTATTTTACCCGCCTGCAAAAACAAAAAAATGCATCCCTGGCCGCGCACACCGGTGCCGGCAAAGGAGACATCCTGCCAGGTACCAACAAGGCCCTGCTTACCCTGGCCAACGGGCAGGTGGTAACGCTGGACAGCACCGGTAACCAGGTGATACAACAGGCCAATACCACCGTGCATCAACACAATGGCCAGCTGCAATACGCGGTGAACGGTACTGATGAGCCGGTGGCTTTCAATACCCTTACCGTGCCCCGTGGGGGCCAGTTCACCATTGTACTGCCGGATGGCAGTAAAGTGTGGCTGAACGCGGCCTCCCGCCTGCATTACCCCACTGCTTTCAAAGGCGGTGTGCGCGAAGTGGAGCTGGAAGGACAGGGGTATTTTGAAGTTGCAAAAGACATAGCACATCCCTTTACTGTGAAGGTGAATAAAACCATGGAAGTACAGGTGCTGGGCACCGGTTTCGATATCATGGCCTATCCCGACGAGAAAACGATCAGTACCACCCTGGTAGAGGGGGCGGTGAAAGTGGTGAACACCCACGCTGCCCGCTCCCTGAAACCCGGCCAGCAGGCCTTGCTGGACCCCGCCACCGGCGAGTTCAAAGTGCGGCCCTGTGACGTGGACCAGGCCATTGCCTGGAAAACCGGCTTCTTCGAGTTTGACAACGCAGACATTTCACAGATCATGCGCCAGCTTTCCCGCTGGTATGATATTGATGTGGTGAACCATAGCACGGCACCGGGCCACCTGTTTGGAGGCCGCATCAGCCGCAACCTGCCGCTGTCGGAGATCCTGAAGATGCTGGAGGCCAGCGGGGCCCGTTTTAACGTGGACAATCACCGCCTGGATGTACTGTCGGTACAATAA